From Haloglomus litoreum, the proteins below share one genomic window:
- a CDS encoding TfoX/Sxy family protein → MEYFDADAGRELQEAFERAVADWPDVTNRTMFGCPSYLADGTLFAVLVTDGVALTRLPDAERERLAEAFETGSFQAGERTVTKWVQVPVDADGLDALLPYVEASYETALAEAEAEA, encoded by the coding sequence ATGGAATATTTCGATGCAGACGCCGGCCGGGAGCTGCAGGAGGCGTTCGAGCGCGCCGTCGCTGACTGGCCGGACGTGACGAACCGGACGATGTTCGGCTGCCCGTCGTATCTGGCCGACGGGACACTGTTCGCCGTCCTCGTCACCGACGGTGTGGCGCTCACGCGACTCCCCGACGCGGAGCGCGAGCGGCTGGCCGAGGCGTTCGAGACCGGCTCGTTCCAGGCCGGCGAGCGGACCGTGACGAAGTGGGTGCAGGTGCCTGTCGACGCCGACGGGCTCGATGCCCTCCTCCCGTACGTCGAGGCGAGCTACGAGACGGCGCTCGCGGAAGCGGAGGCGGAGGCGTGA
- a CDS encoding alpha/beta fold hydrolase, whose product MSHGLRRERTGGTSYLTGGEGPTLVFLHGIPGSALTWAPVAGRLADAYHVVVPDLRGFGQSEPADDYYLEGQAQAVRDLLDTLDIDSFSLVTHDFGGPVGLTMLRLFPDLEMRGLVVSDTNLFTDTYVPPPLRVAGVPVLGRLVFTAMVGNRLGLRLLHRAATKRRDTVPWSAFQRHLTPSGITTTRRIFQRSLADLEGNYGPIERSLPEVAVPTLVLWGDSDPFFGVDVGERTAAALDGMLTVYERTGHFVPEERPAAVAAAIREFCEQAAADGYQGSSFSPST is encoded by the coding sequence GTGAGCCACGGTCTTCGGCGCGAGCGCACCGGCGGGACCAGCTACCTGACGGGCGGCGAGGGCCCCACGCTCGTCTTCCTCCACGGCATCCCCGGCTCGGCGCTCACCTGGGCGCCCGTGGCTGGTCGGCTCGCGGACGCGTACCACGTCGTCGTCCCCGACCTCCGCGGGTTCGGCCAGTCAGAGCCTGCCGACGACTACTATCTCGAAGGGCAGGCACAGGCAGTCCGTGACCTGCTCGACACGCTCGACATCGACTCGTTCTCGCTGGTCACCCACGACTTCGGCGGCCCCGTCGGGCTGACGATGCTCCGGCTGTTCCCCGACCTCGAGATGCGCGGCCTCGTCGTCTCGGACACGAACCTGTTCACGGACACGTACGTCCCGCCGCCGCTCCGGGTCGCCGGTGTCCCGGTCCTCGGTCGGCTCGTGTTCACCGCGATGGTCGGGAACCGCCTCGGGCTCCGGCTCCTCCACCGGGCGGCGACGAAGCGTCGCGACACGGTGCCGTGGTCGGCGTTCCAGCGCCACCTCACGCCATCGGGCATCACGACGACCCGGCGGATCTTCCAGCGGAGCCTCGCGGACCTCGAGGGGAACTACGGGCCCATCGAGCGGTCCCTCCCCGAGGTTGCGGTGCCGACGCTCGTGCTCTGGGGCGACAGCGACCCGTTCTTCGGGGTCGACGTGGGCGAGCGGACGGCCGCGGCGCTGGACGGGATGCTGACGGTGTACGAGCGGACGGGGCACTTCGTGCCCGAGGAACGACCGGCTGCGGTGGCGGCGGCGATCCGTGAGTTCTGTGAACAGGCGGCGGCCGACGGCTACCAGGGCTCGTCCTTCAGCCCGAGCACGTAG
- a CDS encoding CDP-2,3-bis-(O-geranylgeranyl)-sn-glycerol synthase, which yields MSLLGTVVGALWAMLPAYVPNNAAVLFGGGRPLDGGRNLGERRILGDGKTWRGTVAGITTGVVLAGVLNAVRERASEAAGVALPSFPAPAAVALAAGAMLGDILASFLKRRTGRDRGAAFPGLDQLDFVVAALALAAVVVPDWTRETFTPGRLLVVTVVTPALHLLTNAGAYVLGLKDEPW from the coding sequence ATGTCGCTGCTCGGAACGGTGGTCGGTGCGCTGTGGGCGATGCTCCCCGCGTACGTCCCCAACAACGCGGCCGTGCTGTTCGGGGGTGGCCGGCCGCTCGACGGTGGCCGCAACCTCGGCGAGCGCCGCATCCTCGGCGACGGGAAGACCTGGCGCGGGACCGTCGCCGGCATCACGACCGGGGTCGTGCTGGCCGGGGTGCTCAACGCCGTCCGCGAGCGGGCGAGCGAGGCCGCGGGCGTGGCGCTCCCGTCGTTCCCGGCGCCCGCGGCGGTCGCGCTCGCGGCGGGCGCGATGCTTGGGGACATCCTCGCCTCGTTCCTGAAGCGCCGGACGGGGCGGGACCGGGGCGCGGCGTTCCCTGGGCTCGACCAGCTCGACTTCGTCGTGGCCGCGCTCGCGCTGGCCGCCGTCGTCGTCCCGGACTGGACGAGGGAGACGTTCACGCCCGGACGCCTCCTCGTCGTGACGGTCGTCACGCCCGCGCTCCACCTGCTCACGAACGCGGGGGCCTACGTGCTCGGGCTGAAGGACGAGCCCTGGTAG
- the katG gene encoding catalase/peroxidase HPI has translation MTDDSPVARHRKGEREWWPNMLDLTPLDQNARGAGPVDEEFDYAEAFESLDLDAVKADIEEVMTTSQDWWPADYGHYGPLFIRMAWHSAGTYRTTDGRGGAAGGTQRFAPLNSWPDNANLDKARRLLEPVKQKYGRKLSWADLIVLAGNVALESMGFDTFGFAGGREDEFEPDAAVDWGPEGEMESWDRFDEDDLLAEPLGATVMGLIYVNPEGPEGEPDPEWSAERIRQSFSRMAMNDKETAALIAGGHTFGKVHGAADPDDHVGPEPEAAPIEDMGLGWESDYGSGKGDDTITSGIEGPWNSTPTVWDTSYLDNLLNNEWEPEKGPGGAWQWTPVDADAVEDAPEAHGDGEQTPMMLTTDVALKKDPDYREIIEEFQNDPMEFLDAFAKAWYKLIHRDMGPPERFLGPEVPDETMLWQDPVPDADYGLVGDESVAQLKEELLDSDLSRQQLVKTAWAAASTYRDSDKRGGANGARIRLEPQRSWDVNEPEALETVLETLEGIQQEFNDSRSDGTRVSLADLIVLGGNAAIEQAAADAGHDIEVPFEPGRTDASQEQTDVDSFEALEPDVDGFRNYLPDDLDHEQPEELLVDKADLLDLSATEMTVLVGGLRTLGATYGDDDIGVLTDEPGTLTTEFFETLLDMSYEWEPAENGVYEGYDRETGEVEWEATRFDLAFGSNSRLRAIAEVYAADDGDEQFVEDFVDTWHKVMTLDRFDLE, from the coding sequence ATGACCGACGACTCACCCGTCGCCAGACACCGGAAGGGAGAGCGCGAGTGGTGGCCGAACATGCTCGACCTGACGCCCCTCGACCAGAACGCCCGCGGCGCCGGGCCGGTGGACGAGGAGTTCGACTACGCCGAGGCGTTCGAGTCCCTCGACCTCGATGCGGTGAAGGCCGACATCGAGGAGGTCATGACGACCTCGCAGGACTGGTGGCCGGCCGACTACGGCCACTACGGCCCGCTGTTCATCCGGATGGCCTGGCACAGTGCCGGGACGTACCGCACCACCGACGGGCGCGGCGGCGCGGCCGGCGGCACCCAGCGGTTCGCGCCGCTCAACAGCTGGCCCGATAACGCCAACCTCGACAAGGCCCGCCGGCTGCTCGAGCCGGTCAAGCAGAAGTACGGCCGCAAGCTCTCGTGGGCCGACCTCATCGTCCTGGCGGGCAACGTCGCGCTGGAGTCGATGGGGTTCGACACCTTCGGCTTCGCCGGCGGTCGCGAGGACGAGTTCGAGCCCGACGCGGCCGTCGACTGGGGCCCCGAGGGCGAGATGGAGTCCTGGGACCGGTTCGACGAGGACGACCTCCTCGCGGAGCCGCTCGGCGCGACCGTCATGGGGCTCATCTACGTCAACCCCGAGGGCCCCGAGGGCGAGCCGGACCCCGAGTGGTCGGCCGAGCGCATCCGGCAGTCGTTCAGCCGGATGGCGATGAACGACAAGGAGACGGCCGCGCTCATCGCCGGCGGCCACACCTTCGGGAAGGTCCACGGCGCGGCCGACCCCGACGACCACGTCGGCCCCGAACCCGAGGCCGCCCCTATCGAGGACATGGGGCTGGGCTGGGAGAGCGACTACGGCTCCGGGAAGGGTGACGACACCATCACCAGCGGCATCGAGGGCCCCTGGAACAGCACGCCGACGGTGTGGGACACCTCCTATCTCGACAACCTCCTCAACAACGAGTGGGAGCCGGAGAAGGGCCCCGGTGGCGCGTGGCAGTGGACCCCCGTCGACGCGGACGCGGTCGAGGACGCGCCCGAGGCCCACGGCGACGGCGAGCAGACGCCGATGATGCTGACGACGGACGTCGCCCTGAAGAAGGACCCCGACTACCGCGAGATCATCGAGGAGTTCCAGAACGACCCCATGGAGTTCCTCGACGCCTTCGCGAAGGCGTGGTACAAGCTCATCCACCGCGACATGGGCCCGCCGGAGCGGTTCCTCGGCCCGGAGGTCCCGGACGAGACGATGCTCTGGCAGGACCCCGTCCCGGACGCCGACTACGGCCTCGTCGGCGACGAGTCGGTCGCCCAGCTGAAGGAGGAGCTGCTCGACTCGGACCTCTCGCGCCAGCAACTCGTGAAGACCGCGTGGGCCGCGGCGTCGACGTACCGCGACAGCGACAAGCGCGGCGGCGCGAACGGCGCCCGCATCCGGCTCGAACCCCAGCGCAGCTGGGATGTCAACGAGCCCGAGGCGCTCGAGACGGTGCTGGAGACCCTGGAGGGCATCCAGCAGGAGTTCAACGACTCGCGCTCGGACGGCACCCGCGTCTCGCTGGCCGACCTCATCGTGCTGGGCGGCAACGCGGCCATCGAACAGGCGGCCGCCGACGCCGGCCACGACATCGAGGTCCCGTTCGAGCCGGGGCGCACCGACGCCAGCCAGGAGCAGACCGATGTCGACTCGTTCGAGGCGCTCGAGCCCGATGTCGACGGCTTCCGCAACTACCTCCCGGACGACCTCGACCACGAGCAGCCCGAGGAGCTGCTGGTCGACAAGGCCGACCTGCTGGACCTGTCGGCGACGGAGATGACGGTCCTGGTCGGCGGGCTGCGGACGCTGGGCGCGACCTACGGTGACGACGACATCGGCGTCCTCACCGACGAGCCGGGGACGCTGACGACGGAGTTCTTCGAGACCCTGCTCGACATGTCCTACGAGTGGGAGCCGGCCGAGAACGGCGTCTACGAAGGCTACGACCGCGAGACCGGAGAGGTCGAGTGGGAGGCGACCCGCTTCGACCTCGCCTTCGGCTCGAACTCCCGGCTCCGCGCCATCGCGGAGGTCTACGCGGCCGACGACGGCGACGAGCAGTTCGTCGAGGACTTCGTCGACACCTGGCACAAGGTGATGACGCTGGACCGCTTCGACCTGGAGTAG
- a CDS encoding class I SAM-dependent methyltransferase, translated as MTETDGAADPSRAPGLAALVPKPAAERAERELSALGVYDDSRGIASYDDERVALPVVGEAPTDREGTVEAVAAVEDVVAYDLPSRDTTLADRLRARGFTEAEIDAAPASWAVVGTVLLADFDGCPRAGEVGDALLELHGEADTVLDRGGIAGRTRDPDVTVVAGAGDTETVHTEYGTRYALDLAKTMFSPGNKAERARMGDVTGPEERVFDMFAGVGYFALPMARAGAEVVAAELDPTTYQYLVENAVLNDVTDRFRAVRADCADVELAPVDRVVMGHYDAYERLSAGVAAVREGGTLHLHEATPEAELPDRPVGRLERAVADADRDCEVLAVREVKSYAEGVQHVVVDARVE; from the coding sequence ATGACCGAGACTGACGGCGCGGCCGACCCCAGCCGAGCACCCGGGCTCGCGGCGCTCGTTCCCAAACCCGCGGCCGAGCGCGCCGAGCGCGAGCTGTCGGCACTGGGCGTCTACGACGACAGCCGCGGCATCGCCTCCTACGACGACGAGCGGGTCGCGCTCCCCGTCGTCGGCGAGGCCCCGACCGACCGCGAGGGGACCGTCGAGGCGGTCGCCGCGGTCGAGGATGTCGTCGCGTACGACCTGCCCTCGCGGGACACGACGCTGGCCGACCGCCTGCGGGCACGCGGGTTCACGGAGGCCGAGATCGACGCCGCCCCCGCGTCGTGGGCCGTCGTCGGGACCGTCCTCCTGGCCGATTTCGACGGCTGCCCCCGGGCGGGCGAGGTGGGCGACGCGCTGCTCGAACTCCACGGCGAGGCCGACACCGTTCTCGACCGCGGCGGCATCGCCGGGCGCACCCGCGACCCCGACGTGACCGTCGTCGCGGGCGCGGGCGACACGGAGACGGTCCACACCGAGTACGGCACGAGGTACGCGCTCGACCTCGCGAAGACGATGTTCTCGCCGGGCAACAAGGCCGAGCGCGCGCGGATGGGCGACGTGACGGGGCCGGAGGAGCGCGTCTTCGACATGTTCGCCGGGGTGGGCTACTTCGCGCTCCCGATGGCCCGGGCAGGTGCCGAGGTCGTCGCCGCCGAACTCGACCCGACCACGTACCAGTACCTCGTCGAGAACGCCGTCCTCAACGACGTGACCGACCGCTTCCGCGCGGTGCGGGCGGACTGTGCGGACGTGGAACTCGCCCCGGTCGACCGCGTCGTGATGGGCCACTACGACGCCTACGAGCGGCTGTCCGCGGGCGTCGCCGCCGTGCGCGAGGGCGGGACCCTCCACCTGCACGAGGCCACACCCGAGGCCGAACTCCCGGACCGCCCGGTCGGGCGGCTGGAGCGGGCGGTCGCGGACGCCGACCGGGACTGCGAGGTGCTCGCGGTGCGCGAGGTCAAGAGCTACGCCGAGGGCGTCCAGCACGTCGTGGTGGACGCGCGGGTCGAGTGA
- a CDS encoding 60S ribosomal export protein NMD3: protein MSESDEQRDDRGERGFCPRCGDPIERPPGVDLPGSPSSRDAVLCDACYFEDFDLVDAPDRVEVQVCSDCGAVHRGNRWVDVGARDYTDIAIEEVTGALGVHIDAQAVEWVVDPEQVDENTIRMHTMFTGVIRGTPVEEEATVPVYISRGTCDRCGRIAGDYWEALVQVRATERTPTDAECDRATEIAEAYIAEREQKGDRNAFITSVDRTDSGVNMKISANQMGEAIAHRIVREFGGEVSAAETLATEDSDGNELYRVTFVARLPPYTPGDIIDPDDDAGPVLVTSAHGNLKGVRLTTGERYEASYEEGIDPDARRLGTREDGQRTTVVTVEDEHAVQVLDPETYEARTIPRPDYMDPDAEEVPVLRSRAGLHVLPADDDEADDRD from the coding sequence ATGAGCGAATCGGACGAGCAACGAGACGACCGGGGCGAGCGGGGGTTCTGCCCGCGCTGTGGCGACCCCATCGAGCGGCCGCCCGGCGTGGACCTGCCCGGGAGTCCCAGCAGTCGGGACGCCGTCCTCTGTGACGCCTGCTACTTCGAGGACTTCGACCTCGTGGACGCCCCCGACCGCGTGGAGGTGCAGGTCTGCTCTGACTGCGGGGCGGTCCACCGCGGCAACCGCTGGGTCGACGTCGGGGCGCGCGACTACACCGACATCGCCATCGAGGAGGTGACGGGCGCGCTGGGCGTCCACATCGACGCCCAGGCCGTCGAGTGGGTCGTCGACCCCGAACAGGTCGACGAGAACACCATCCGGATGCACACGATGTTCACCGGCGTCATCCGTGGCACCCCCGTCGAGGAGGAGGCCACCGTGCCGGTCTACATCTCCCGGGGAACGTGCGACCGCTGCGGGCGCATCGCGGGCGACTACTGGGAGGCGCTCGTCCAGGTCCGCGCGACCGAACGCACGCCCACGGACGCGGAGTGCGACCGGGCGACCGAGATCGCCGAGGCCTACATCGCCGAGCGCGAGCAGAAGGGCGACCGGAACGCGTTCATCACCTCCGTCGACCGCACGGACAGCGGCGTGAACATGAAGATAAGCGCGAACCAGATGGGCGAGGCCATCGCCCACCGCATCGTCCGCGAGTTCGGCGGCGAGGTGAGCGCCGCGGAGACGCTCGCGACCGAGGACTCCGACGGGAACGAACTCTACCGCGTCACGTTCGTGGCACGCCTGCCGCCCTACACGCCGGGCGATATCATCGACCCGGACGACGACGCGGGACCGGTGCTCGTCACGAGCGCGCACGGGAACCTGAAGGGGGTCCGGCTGACGACGGGCGAGCGGTACGAGGCGAGCTACGAGGAGGGCATCGACCCGGACGCGCGCCGCCTCGGAACCCGCGAGGACGGCCAGCGCACCACCGTCGTCACCGTCGAGGACGAACACGCCGTGCAGGTGCTCGACCCCGAGACGTACGAGGCCCGCACCATCCCGCGGCCCGACTACATGGATCCGGACGCCGAGGAGGTGCCCGTGCTGCGCTCGCGGGCGGGCCTGCACGTGCTGCCGGCGGACGACGACGAGGCCGATGACCGAGACTGA
- the engB gene encoding GTP-binding protein EngB, with the protein MFETRPDRDAEVALLGRSNVGKSTLMREITGHKFDTGGKPGVTREPNHYDWAPEDFVVTDLPGFGFMAGVDEGRREAIKTDIVRYVEQYAEQILVGVVVLDGKAAVDIIDRHSGPDEIPHTVELFSFLQEVGIPAVLAVNKMDKVDDRDERLDAIADRFGLYPPWQQWEEEVIAPISAKRGNIEPLNQAVRHHLHEAKRDDLFKFF; encoded by the coding sequence ATGTTCGAGACACGCCCGGACCGCGACGCCGAGGTGGCCCTCCTCGGGCGGTCGAACGTGGGCAAGTCGACGTTGATGCGGGAGATCACGGGCCACAAGTTCGACACCGGCGGGAAGCCGGGCGTCACGCGCGAGCCGAACCACTACGACTGGGCCCCGGAGGACTTCGTCGTCACCGACCTGCCCGGGTTCGGGTTCATGGCCGGCGTCGACGAGGGGCGCCGCGAGGCCATCAAGACCGACATCGTCCGGTACGTCGAGCAGTACGCCGAGCAGATCCTCGTCGGTGTGGTCGTCCTCGACGGGAAGGCCGCGGTCGACATCATCGACCGCCACTCCGGCCCGGACGAGATCCCGCACACGGTCGAGCTGTTCTCGTTCCTGCAGGAGGTCGGCATCCCGGCGGTGCTGGCGGTCAACAAGATGGACAAGGTCGATGACCGCGACGAGCGCCTCGACGCCATCGCCGACCGGTTCGGCCTCTACCCGCCGTGGCAGCAGTGGGAGGAGGAGGTCATCGCGCCCATCTCCGCGAAGCGGGGGAACATCGAGCCGCTGAACCAGGCCGTCCGCCACCACCTCCACGAGGCCAAACGCGACGACCTGTTCAAGTTCTTCTGA
- a CDS encoding ornithine cyclodeaminase family protein, which translates to MQTLLLNPADVRENAQMPEVIRAVEEAFGAYQRGDTQMPAKSYIDLPEYNGDFRSMPAYMQAEDWDAAGIKWVNVHTDNVEQYDLPTVLGTMIYSDPRNAFPLAIMDGTTLTRLRTGAAAAVATDHLAIPEARSLGIVGAGVQSYTQLEGIACVRDIEEVVVADVREAAVAAFVERYEDEFDVRGGSIEEAAECDVLSTVTPVEEPIVPRSALGEHTHINAMGADAPDKHEHDDQTLLDAKVVIDDYEQCTHSGEINVPWAAGILDDDDLYGELGEIVTGEKPGREPGDGITLFDSTGLAIQDVATAHVVYEHADDNDNGYPFELVDTRVR; encoded by the coding sequence ATGCAGACGCTCCTCCTGAACCCCGCGGACGTGCGCGAGAACGCCCAGATGCCGGAGGTCATCCGTGCCGTCGAGGAGGCGTTCGGCGCGTACCAGCGCGGCGACACGCAGATGCCCGCCAAGTCCTACATCGACCTGCCGGAGTACAACGGCGACTTCCGGTCGATGCCGGCGTACATGCAGGCCGAGGACTGGGACGCGGCCGGCATCAAGTGGGTCAACGTCCACACGGACAACGTCGAGCAGTACGACCTGCCGACCGTCCTGGGGACGATGATCTACTCCGACCCGCGCAACGCCTTCCCGCTCGCGATCATGGACGGCACGACGCTCACCCGCCTCCGGACGGGCGCCGCCGCCGCCGTCGCCACCGACCACCTCGCCATCCCCGAGGCGCGCTCGCTGGGCATCGTCGGCGCGGGCGTCCAGTCCTACACGCAACTGGAGGGCATCGCCTGCGTCCGCGACATCGAGGAGGTCGTCGTCGCGGACGTGCGCGAGGCGGCCGTCGCCGCGTTCGTCGAGCGCTACGAGGACGAGTTCGACGTGCGTGGCGGGAGTATCGAGGAGGCCGCGGAGTGCGACGTGCTCTCGACCGTGACGCCGGTCGAGGAGCCCATCGTCCCGCGCTCGGCGCTCGGCGAGCACACCCACATCAACGCGATGGGCGCCGACGCGCCCGACAAGCACGAGCACGACGACCAGACGCTGCTGGACGCGAAGGTCGTCATCGACGACTACGAGCAGTGCACTCACTCCGGCGAGATCAACGTCCCCTGGGCCGCCGGGATACTGGACGACGACGACCTGTACGGCGAACTCGGGGAGATCGTCACTGGCGAGAAACCCGGCCGCGAACCCGGCGACGGCATCACCCTGTTCGACTCGACCGGACTCGCGATCCAGGACGTGGCGACCGCCCACGTCGTCTACGAGCACGCCGACGACAACGACAACGGCTACCCCTTCGAACTGGTGGACACGCGGGTTCGGTGA
- a CDS encoding DUF7535 family protein, producing MSPEQLPEPPRTVSETLGRHLNVEMHGFGLLMVAIMAILALPLLPFVAVGWLLWRAYVIVRRTVGGSEPVRPGDDVRQRQARRRAQGR from the coding sequence ATGAGCCCAGAACAGCTCCCGGAACCGCCCCGCACCGTCTCCGAGACCCTCGGCCGCCACCTGAACGTCGAGATGCACGGATTCGGCCTGCTGATGGTCGCCATCATGGCCATCCTCGCCCTGCCGCTGCTCCCGTTCGTGGCGGTCGGCTGGCTCCTCTGGCGGGCCTACGTAATCGTCCGCCGGACCGTCGGCGGCAGCGAGCCGGTCCGCCCCGGCGACGACGTGCGCCAGCGGCAGGCGCGACGCCGGGCGCAGGGTCGCTGA